TCCGTTGCGGCTTAGGTCATTGCGTGCCAAGTCTACCAACATTACATGTTCAGCGTTTTCTTTCTCATCGGCAAACAATTGCTTGGCAAGTGCAGCATCAGCCGCATCGTTTCCAGTACGTTTGATGGTGCCCGCTATAGGGTGAATGGTGGCTTGTTGATTGTTAACTACCAGCTGGGCTTCGGGCGAAGACCCAAATATTTTGAAACTGCCATAATCAAAATAAAACAAATAAGGTGAAGGGTTGATAGAACGTAAGTGGCGGTATACATTAAATTCATCGCCTAAAAACTTTTGAGAAAATTGGCGAGATAGCACCACTTGAAACACGTCTCCCCGACGGCAATGATGAATGCCCTTCTCTACTGTAGCAATATACTCTTCATCACTGATATTAGAGGTTTCTTTATCAATGATCTGAAAGTCGTATTGGGGAAAGTTATTGCTACGAATCAGGTTTTCTACTTCTGCCAGTTCAGCTTCGAAAGTAGTGCGGGGAGCGTTTTCGTAGTAATGTTGAAAAATGTACAGCTCGTTTTTGAAATGGTTAATGGCAATTACATACTGGTAGGTTTGATAAAGTATGTCAGGGATTTGGCGGGCGTCGTTGGTGAAAGTTTTGAAGTTTAAATCTTCAAAATATCGAATAGAGTCAAAAGAAGTATACCCAAACATACCGTTGTAGATAAAATCAAAAGGCAGCTTCTCAGACTCAAACAAACTCGAAAAATCTTCAAAATGCGCCACTACATCTTTGGGTGCTTGCCCATTTGCCTGGCTCAATCCTGCCTTGTCTAGTGAA
This sequence is a window from Microscilla marina ATCC 23134. Protein-coding genes within it:
- a CDS encoding anthranilate synthase component I, with the protein product MKKYALKTRYRKLLADTLTPVSIYLKLRDKFANALLLESSDYHGADNSFSYICFQPIARFEVQQQQVNMLFPDDTRSSISLDKAGLSQANGQAPKDVVAHFEDFSSLFESEKLPFDFIYNGMFGYTSFDSIRYFEDLNFKTFTNDARQIPDILYQTYQYVIAINHFKNELYIFQHYYENAPRTTFEAELAEVENLIRSNNFPQYDFQIIDKETSNISDEEYIATVEKGIHHCRRGDVFQVVLSRQFSQKFLGDEFNVYRHLRSINPSPYLFYFDYGSFKIFGSSPEAQLVVNNQQATIHPIAGTIKRTGNDAADAALAKQLFADEKENAEHVMLVDLARNDLSRNGSGVQVEAFKEIQYYSHLIHMVSKVTANIDDKTSGIQLFADTFPAGTLSGAPKHKAIQLIDQYENQNRGFYGGAIGFLNFKGEMNQAIMIRSFLSKNNELYYQAGGGIVSKSSPKGELEEVNNKLRALRKAIEAADSVKSVVGST